The Lineus longissimus chromosome 6, tnLinLong1.2, whole genome shotgun sequence sequence agacaaagtcacacgTCATAGGAGGCGGTACGTTTATTATGTACTATAACGTTTTTATCCCTTCCTTAACTTCGCCTATCTTTACTGCTGAAATGTCGAAGTATTTAGTTTCGAAAGCAAAGAAAGAAGGAGATGATGACAACTTCCATAAGTTCTTCCCAGAGTTGGTATACGTCGTTAGAGATTGCCACATTGACCTGGAAGAGAACGGGAGGGAAATCACGGCAGACGAGTACTTCGAGAGTGCCTTGACTGTTGATAACAATGATGACAAGACAGGAGAGAGGGCGAAGACACGGAATTCAATCAAGAAGTACTTTCCGCGAAGGAAATGTTTCACCTTGGATGTACCAGCAGCCAAAAGGAGTGTATTGTCAAAGATGGACACTGTTGCCGATGATCAACTGAATGAGGACTTCATCGAAACCATGGATAAATTGCTTCAGTACATCTTATCTGAGAGCAAGTCCAAggtgttgcagaatggaagacgAATAAATGGCCGTCGTAAGTTAGCCGTGACGAATGAAACATTCATTTAGAATTAAAACAGACACTATGACTTGCATAAAAAAATCCGATCACAAGTTGAGACATTGATGAGCTCAAGTAATGGTTTTGATACTAAATTCATCAACGGTTTTAATACTAGTATTATAATTCTGGATAAAACTGGAAAATGACCATGCGTATTCCCCCTGATTTCAGGGCAGTTTTCACATGtggtcatcatcaaaatatcaccaagCATTTATTCATAATGCCAATTTAGAAAATGTCTAACATATTTTCCGATAATAAAGAAAAGAAACTAAAAGTGTACATACTTAACATGAAATGTAATCATCTGAGGGAGATGGTGCCTTGTTTTGCCTTGACCAAAAAAGTGACAGGTTTGTCTTCTTTACATCCCAATAATGGTCTATTAAATGTTTTTTACATGTAAATTGCTACGTCTTAAAAAGTCTGCTTTAGGTACGAAAGGGTTTTAGTCATTGGGATGATCAAAACAATGCttcgttttgttgattttgttgattttgttcatttttcagaGGTAGCCATGTTGGTCGAGACTTACGTCAACGCCTACCGTAACAAAGATGTTCCAAATATCTCCTCGGCGCTGGAAAACCTAAAGGCAGAGGAAAACAGGAGAGCGCTTGAACTAGCCGAATCGATATACGGCCCAGCTATGGATGGTTTTAAACACGAAATGCCAACTGAGTCAATGGACGACGTTGAAGATGAGCACaaagccatattgaaaaagataTCAGCGCGGATATATGCAGATGTTATACTCGAGGACGATGAAGAGTTCATCAAAGTACTTGAGGTATGGCAATCTAAAAAAATGTCCCAGTCATTGGCGAGTATTATGTGGTTTAAAAGCACGCTGAGTCGTGAAAGTTGGTAGTTTCAGAATACTAGTGTATAAGGAACAAGCCGAGGGGGTCTGGCTTGTGAAATCAAATGGGAGAACTTCATCAGCATGCCGGTAGAAAATGAACACGTTCTTTGGCAAAATGACAGACGGTCAGAACCTCATATATCATCGATGTTATAGTTATGGGATAATGCACAAGAAGACATTgtaaattttcaggaaaaaaaccATGAAATTCATCAGATCCTTTCCCTCTTTCAGAAATTGCAGATTTTAAGGAATGGTTGTTGTAATGCCTAGACCACAAGGAGTGACACATATTAGTGTATTTCTCTATAAACGCAAGTTTAAATTTCTCACTGAACTCCCTAACAGTGGTAAAAGTGACCCAAACCCTGATTTAAATGTATCTGAGatgatatttcagaaaattcagattttggtgagaaatttCACCCCTCACCCTCGAATTTCTGTCGGCTTTTCCCAAAatttaacatgatttttttcttttcttcacgtTCCCTATGACGTAACTTGCTTCTTTTGCTTCAGGAAACTCTCAACGCGAAGAAAATATTCTACATCGAAGAAAACGAACGTCTGTCGAAGGAGAAGTGTGATA is a genomic window containing:
- the LOC135489788 gene encoding guanylate-binding protein 3-like isoform X2 — protein: MIIDHPSLPDCKLALLDTEGVGDTKKGDTQRDAMFFVLTCLLSDTMIYNGLKAIDEVAFEKLNFTAEMSKYLVSKAKKEGDDDNFHKFFPELVYVVRDCHIDLEENGREITADEYFESALTVDNNDDKTGERAKTRNSIKKYFPRRKCFTLDVPAAKRSVLSKMDTVADDQLNEDFIETMDKLLQYILSESKSKVLQNGRRINGRQVAMLVETYVNAYRNKDVPNISSALENLKAEENRRALELAESIYGPAMDGFKHEMPTESMDDVEDEHKAILKKISARIYADVILEDDEEFIKVLEETLNAKKIFYIEENERLSKEKCDTKLQAFNEQLQAKKVNEYNRPGGYEEYRADMSNLKDKYRQTSGLGVMKEKKLLEFLKEKAEEDVMLAMDNALTENERQLEEQTRKTEQAEREKEGLEMQRIEEEKRNAELLEDRQKRNEEMMSDMRRDMKDEVEKRLQMEEEYTRMKEQMNMQEKQAVDFKQTAELKKDMEGPVSDLTKVLAVLTRLCSR